From a region of the Acinetobacter calcoaceticus genome:
- the rlmB gene encoding 23S rRNA (guanosine(2251)-2'-O)-methyltransferase RlmB, whose amino-acid sequence MAKQEYYYGVHSVESLLELEPERVLTLFTLKGRDDQRLQKILQLAEPFGISVQKASRDSLEKLAGLPFHQGVVAAVRPHPVLNEQDLDQILSETPDALLLALDQVTDPHNLGACIRTAAAMGVQAVIVPRDRAAGLTPTARKVAAGGAEKVKFIQVTNLARTLAHLKETTHVRVIGTMLDESALPIQKCDFSGAIVIVMGAEDTGLRPITQAQCDHKVYIPMAGNLQSLNVSVATGMALYEACRQRSEV is encoded by the coding sequence ATGGCAAAACAGGAATATTATTATGGCGTTCATTCAGTGGAGTCATTGCTAGAACTTGAGCCGGAGCGTGTGCTAACCCTGTTTACGTTAAAAGGACGGGATGATCAGCGTTTGCAAAAGATTTTGCAATTGGCAGAGCCTTTTGGAATCAGTGTACAAAAAGCAAGCCGCGATAGTCTTGAAAAACTTGCTGGTCTACCATTTCATCAAGGCGTGGTTGCAGCAGTGCGTCCGCATCCTGTCTTAAATGAGCAAGACCTTGATCAAATCTTAAGTGAAACTCCAGATGCATTGTTGTTAGCATTGGATCAGGTGACAGACCCCCATAACTTAGGGGCTTGTATCCGCACCGCTGCTGCGATGGGCGTGCAAGCAGTTATTGTGCCTCGTGATCGTGCGGCGGGTTTAACGCCAACTGCTCGTAAAGTTGCAGCGGGTGGAGCCGAGAAAGTTAAATTTATTCAAGTCACAAATTTAGCTCGTACATTGGCTCATCTTAAAGAAACAACGCATGTACGTGTGATTGGCACTATGCTTGATGAAAGCGCATTACCAATTCAAAAATGCGATTTTTCTGGTGCTATTGTGATTGTAATGGGAGCCGAAGATACTGGTCTGCGCCCTATTACACAGGCACAGTGTGATCATAAAGTTTATATTCCTATGGCTGGAAACTTACAGAGTTTAAATGTGAGTGTGGCGACGGGTATGGCACTTTATGAGGCTTGTCGTCAGCGTTCTGAGGTATAA
- a CDS encoding pyrimidine/purine nucleoside phosphorylase yields the protein MSTNQFDHVTVIKKSNVYFGGACISHTVQFEDGTKKTLGVILPTEQALTFETHVPERMEIISGECRVTIADSNESELFRAGQSFYVPGNSVFKIETDEVLDYVCHLEG from the coding sequence ATGAGTACAAACCAATTTGATCATGTAACGGTCATCAAAAAATCAAACGTTTATTTTGGTGGAGCATGTATCAGCCATACCGTGCAATTTGAAGATGGAACGAAAAAAACACTAGGTGTTATTTTGCCGACTGAGCAAGCCTTAACTTTTGAGACGCATGTCCCTGAGCGTATGGAAATTATTTCAGGTGAATGTCGCGTAACAATTGCGGACAGTAATGAAAGTGAATTGTTCCGTGCAGGCCAATCATTTTACGTGCCTGGCAATAGCGTTTTTAAAATCGAAACTGACGAAGTTCTCGATTATGTGTGCCATTTAGAAGGCTAA